ATAAGATGGTCCAAATCGAACTTCACCAACATTAATTAACTTCACATCAATCATTATCTTCTCTCCAACTATTAATTTGAAATCAAAATGCTATCTCTATCCAATACATATTCATTATAATCCCAGTCTTTTATGTAAATCCTGCCATCTGAAAAGACTATTTCATCATTTCCATCAGGGGTTACAAATATATCTTTACCATAAAAATCCCACAGTTTCTTCCCATCATAGGTTACAGCCGATATTGCTAGTTCTCCCTGAACCAGATAATAGTTTTCAAAACTAAAAATCCTAAAGCAACATGAGTCGTCACATCTTAAAGTCCATAGAAGGGATAAATCATTAAGGTTTAGACAAAATAAGTTGTTTCCAACACATACTATGATTTTTTCACCATGAATAATAAAACTACTCTGATTCAATCCTTTTGGACTTCCATCAGCAAGCAATAGGGCATTTGTACCTGTAACAGTACACCTAATACCGATGAGTTCAACTACATTTTGCTTATTACAATCATCGGCGTAATAGAGATTGTCGTACCTTCGAATATTATCAACTGAACCAATAGAATAATCATTTTCTAGGTGTATCTCTATAGACCATGAATCAATCTCTATCATTATTTCCCTCCAACTGCTGGTTTTGTTTGACTAACTATATCCATCTTCCATGAATCACAGTTGAGTTTCAACAATGCATGGTTATCCCAGTTTGTAAACTCGTCTGCCTGTATCAACAAATCATTATCTTGCCATCCCTCAAAACAGATGACATCAAGGGGAATAGGCGAATCAACTGAAATAATTTGTTGCCCTTCTTTATCAAGAACATAAATATCATAGTATGTTGCAACTACGCAATCGCCATTCGGGGAAACGGATAGTTCTTTATATTCTGGTTGGTCTTCAAAACTATATAATTGACCATCGACTCGATTAAGTATATATAGATAATCTGAAGTAAGCACATAAATAGAATCATACTTATCAGATATTCCAAGACCTTTATAATCTCCTCTAAACTCACCACACCATTCCTTGTAGTTCTCATCAGTGAATTTTATCCAAGTCCAGTTTTGAGAATTCCACGAACTCTTAATGTCATATACAACCTCTTCATATATTCCTGATCCTGGAACATGAATTTGTTCTGCACACAAAATCATAACATTTCCCCTTATATCTAACCTTTTTCGTATGTTTTATAACTTAAATCCATCGTACCAACATTAAAACATACGAATCTATGTATGTGACCCTCTGTCTTCAATGCTTTCAGATTTTCGTATGTTTTATTTATGATACGGTTCACTGTATCATATTCTAAAATTGTTTCATACTAACTACTTCGCTGTTATTACAAATAATACTTCTTGAAATCAAAATTTGATATCATTCTATGTTCTAACTCTCTACATAATATACTATTTCACGCAGATAGTCTGTCGAATCATGTCACTAAAAACAAACAAAAATTCTGTCATTATAAATACTTAAACGTTTAATAAATTCTATATTAAACAACAATACGTTTAGTACTAGTAGCTAACCAATTCTAATATCATTATATCTAAGCTCATTATCAACATCCAAACCCATCTCATAAATAGAATTATAGATACAAGCCTTTAAATAAACTACTGTATTTTTTATCTCTTTTTCACTACTAGCTTTCTTGAACTTAGCTATAGCATGATCTATAACTAGAAAATTAAGTTTTTCTATATCTTTCTTAATCATATCTACTGGAATTATATTGTCACCTATCTTTATCATTTTTTTATTTTCAATATCCAAAAACAATAATCTTAAAGCATGAATAACTGCATCTCTATAAGTTTCATCAATAAGATGAACTTCACATTTCTCTAACATTAAGTAAAAATCTTCCATCCGTTGTGTACATCTATCCTGTACATCAGTCATATTATTTAAATCATGTGCATTATTAACTTTAAATTCATTATCATCATAAATGTAATTATCTATAGACTGACTGATAGACTTAGAAATATTAAAACCTTTAGATCTATTAAAAACATTAGAAATATTAGGAGCAGTATTAACGCTAGAATCCATGCTGTCTTGAGGTTGATTTTGTTGTCCCTTTTCAGGATAAGTGGTTATCCTCTTTTGGGATGACGGGTTATCCCTTTTTGGGACAAGTGGCTGTCCTAATTTGGGTTGTCCCTTTTTAGGATAACTCCTTTGCCTATATCCCCTATCCTCTATTTCTTGGTTTACAACGTCAGAATCTTTATACTCTAATCCCTTCTCTCCTTGATCTCCATCAGTCTCTCTAATAAAACTTTCTCTAGATTCTTCGGTGTTATCTTCTACATTCACTTTCGTATCTTCATTGGATTCAATAGATGTTTCATCCATGATTCCATCTTCATCATTACAATTTCTGCTTTTCCAATCTCTAATTTTCTTAAGTGGCTCAAATGGAACAATATCATTTAAAATATATATGTTTCTATTGTTGCTGCCTTTTTCTATATCAATAAGCCCACATTCATAAGCGAGTTTTAACAATCTGTAAAATCTATTTCTAGATACATTAAAGGCTTTAAATAGAGCTTCATTATTTGCAAATATTAAACTATTTTCTGCTTTCCCTTCATAGTTTCTTCTGTCTATATATTGATTGAAAGTTACATAAAAACTAACTAAATCAAAATCATATTCTCTTAAATTATCCAATACCAGGTACGTATCACTGAATGTTAATTGTTCCCTAGTTCTCTTTGCAGTACGTTTTAATTCATTCATTACGATTCCCCCATTTTTTAAATATTGTTTTAGTAATTAGAAAAAGAAAAAACACCCTTTCGAGTGTTTTGCTTTTTTCATAGAATTTAAGTTGTTCAATTATAAAATTTTTAGATTTCGTTTTTAGTATAAGTCCTCTAGAGTTACGGCCTAAAGATCCAAAATGGACTGCCATTTACTCCTCCGATTTTACTGCTCTCATTCATAATAATGGATAAATCCCATTCCTTATTACTTCTTTCAACACTAGCCGAATCATGTATTAATATCTTTCCGTTTTCTGTAACGCCTCTTAAAACGATAAAATGGCCGCCATTTGTAAATTGACCTTTTCCCATAGCAACGATGACTGGATATCCATCACTAAGAGCTTTAAGTATAGCATTCGGGTTTCTTCTACTTACTGCTTCAACGTTAAGTCCATAATGCTTTCCTCCATCCGTCATCAAGGACCAATAGCTTCCTGCTCCCTCGGCTCTATGTCCGTTTTTATAACTCCAATCTGCTACTATATCCGGCGTTACCTTATTATCTGTTAGTCCAGATACCACCATGGCCAGAGAAGTTGGGCCACAACCTGCACTTAATATTGGGCTACTTCCATAGGGAAGACTACCCCATCTTTTATCCGTTTGATTATAGTAGGGAATATTTGCATACCCTTCCGGATACTCCTTAAGCTGGCTAAAATCTACCTGATCTCCATCGTAGATATTTAAGCTATTTTCCACATCCATAGATGAAATATTATTGAATATATTTGTAGCAATAAAAATGTTCTCCTCAGTAGTAATCCCTACATCAAAGAGAACATCTTCAAAGTTTATCGTATTTACTTTTATAGTTGCTACCTTAAGCTTTACTGTTTTAGTTCTTGTAACCGTTTTAACATTTCCATTGCCATCAATGATATCTACTTCATACGCTTCCTCATATTCTTCTTCTGATATTTCAACATCTCTTTCAATAAATTTTAAAGCGATTTCCTCTATCCTCTTCTCATCTAAATCATCAAATTCTTGGTTCAATAATACAGAATCAATAGAGATTAAAGCTTGCCATGTTAGATCATAGTTATATTCAACAATAATTTCATCACAGTCGCTATTTTCTTTCTTAGCTTTTTCTATCCACTCCTTATTAAGATTATCTACCTTAAATACAGTATCTTGATATATTGCCACCTTAGCTATGTCTTCTGATAAATCTAAGTTTTCCCCCGGACTACTAAACAATATATTGATCAATATGGAAGGAAAACTAACAAGTGCTAGAAGCAATACTAAAATTAAAAGAAAAATAGACATGAAGCCTATCAATATTTTATGTCTTGCCTCTTCATCAAAGATGGTTTGAGTTAATATTTTTTTCATTATCGCTGCAGCTATTGCGCTAATTTTAATCACCGCCCTAAATCAGGTTTAATTCTAGTTACTCTTCATTGCTTTATTTTCAACGATACGCTCACGTAAGATTTGCATAAAAACATCAGTATCTTTTGTATCGAATAATTCTGCTGAATCGTCCGTAAAGTATATTTTATTTTTATTATTTTTTAAAAGCTTTTTCATCGTATTTCTTTCCTTTTCAGAACTGCTACTTAGCACAACATTCAAATCTTCACCGGCAGCCTCTAAAATATTCACTAAAGGTTCATACTCCGACTGCTTTGCAGCTCCACAAATAATCTTGACATCAGCTATATCGGAGGAATTAAATATCTTTAGCTTTTTCTCGTTCAATAGCCCAATGTCTATTATGTTGAAGCTACAATTCAAAGGAATATTGCCATTATAATAATAGTCTACATATTTGTAAGAAGAATCCTTAAAGCCATAATAAGACGCTATTTTGCTAAGATATCCACTTTCATTTGCTTCTGTATACGATACCCTGGCGCCTATATCCGCTAGAAATGTAGCTAAATTAATTGCAGCTTTAGTGGCTGAGAATTTACTCTTAACGCCTGCAACAAAAATTTTAGTATTATCGCTAGTAAAGGAATACCTTAAATTAAATCGTCTAACGTGCTTTATTATTTCCTCCTTAAACTTTTCTTCATTGTCTAAGCACCTCATAATATCTTCCTGAATGCTTTCTATTTCTGATGAAGTTATAACATTATAAACCTTAGCTT
Above is a genomic segment from Alkaliphilus oremlandii OhILAs containing:
- a CDS encoding C39 family peptidase encodes the protein MKKILTQTIFDEEARHKILIGFMSIFLLILVLLLALVSFPSILINILFSSPGENLDLSEDIAKVAIYQDTVFKVDNLNKEWIEKAKKENSDCDEIIVEYNYDLTWQALISIDSVLLNQEFDDLDEKRIEEIALKFIERDVEISEEEYEEAYEVDIIDGNGNVKTVTRTKTVKLKVATIKVNTINFEDVLFDVGITTEENIFIATNIFNNISSMDVENSLNIYDGDQVDFSQLKEYPEGYANIPYYNQTDKRWGSLPYGSSPILSAGCGPTSLAMVVSGLTDNKVTPDIVADWSYKNGHRAEGAGSYWSLMTDGGKHYGLNVEAVSRRNPNAILKALSDGYPVIVAMGKGQFTNGGHFIVLRGVTENGKILIHDSASVERSNKEWDLSIIMNESSKIGGVNGSPFWIFRP